In a genomic window of Bradyrhizobium ontarionense:
- the traA gene encoding Ti-type conjugative transfer relaxase TraA: MAIYHLHVKVIGRKTGSSAIAAAAYRSGSRLRDERLGRDQDFSGKRGVVHSEVMLPENAPEAWGDRARLWNDVEAFEVRKDAQLAREVEFALPRELSEAQGIELARDFVRGEFVGLGMIADLNVHCDMAEDGMPKPHAHVMLTMRSVDENGFGQKVRDWNRTEMVERWRERWAELANERLAELDIDARIDHRSLEAQGVALEPQSQIGAPAKRIEVRGITGEVCEADRAEMHREIARNNGARIIADPSIGLDAITRQQSTFTHRDLAKFAHRHSDGLDQFNELVGAMQGAPDLVELGRDTRGEDRFTTRGMIETEQSLHRASEMLANRKHHEVRDADRKAALIRAEARGLVLSSEQTEALAHVTGGCDLGVVLGHAGTGKSAMLGVAREAWEAAGFEVRGAALSGIAAENLESGSGIVSRTIASLEHGWEQGRDLLSSRDVLVVDEAGMVGTRQLERVLSRVAEAGAKVVLVGDPQQLQAIEAGAAFRSIHERHGGAEIGEVRRQREGWQRDATRDLATGKVGHALGAYRSYGMVHEAHSREQARGELIERWNRDRQASPHRSRIILTHTNDEVQALNGAARGRMRAAGDLGDEIPVRVERGARAFASGDRIMFLQNERSLGVKNGMLGTVELVSTQSMTVQTDDGRSVRFDLKDYNRIDHGYAATIHKAQGMTVDRVHVLATPGMDAHSSYVALSRHRDGVDLHYSHDDFANRDRLTRALSRDRAKDMALDYDHADPAQGYAERRGINFRERVVEIVRKIVPEKLRDRFDGLQSPANAPRPDGGHRPEQKSPERDRSSATTERREVEMTERKLVENPDRDLPTIRTRALVRHARAIDAIFEAKATGSEASPEQVKELQKARQAFEDVRPYGSYDAEAAYRKSPELPREAAGGQVSRAIRALQLETELRTDPSRRADRFVERWQKLNHTSQRQYQAGEMSGYKATRAAMGDMARGLERDPQLESILANRKRELGISFDSGRRLGQELAFTHGLGLGRGRGLGL, encoded by the coding sequence ATGGCGATCTATCATCTTCATGTCAAAGTCATTGGCCGAAAGACCGGGAGCAGTGCGATAGCGGCGGCTGCTTACCGCTCCGGCTCGCGGCTGCGCGACGAGCGGCTCGGCCGTGATCAGGATTTTTCCGGGAAGCGCGGCGTCGTCCATTCCGAGGTGATGCTGCCGGAGAACGCGCCGGAGGCCTGGGGCGACCGGGCCCGGCTTTGGAATGATGTCGAGGCGTTCGAAGTCCGGAAAGATGCTCAGCTTGCTCGTGAGGTGGAGTTCGCCCTTCCGCGCGAGCTGAGCGAGGCACAGGGCATCGAGCTGGCCCGGGACTTCGTTCGGGGCGAGTTCGTCGGTCTCGGAATGATTGCCGACCTCAATGTGCATTGTGATATGGCCGAGGACGGCATGCCCAAGCCCCATGCCCATGTCATGCTGACCATGCGCTCGGTCGACGAGAACGGGTTTGGCCAAAAGGTGCGGGACTGGAACCGCACGGAGATGGTCGAGCGTTGGCGCGAACGTTGGGCGGAGCTCGCGAATGAGCGCCTGGCCGAGCTCGACATCGACGCACGGATCGACCATCGCAGTCTGGAAGCCCAGGGCGTCGCACTGGAGCCGCAAAGCCAGATCGGCGCGCCGGCCAAACGCATCGAGGTTCGGGGCATCACAGGCGAAGTGTGTGAGGCCGACCGGGCCGAGATGCACCGCGAGATCGCGCGGAACAACGGCGCGCGGATCATTGCCGATCCCTCCATTGGACTGGACGCCATCACCCGGCAGCAATCGACCTTCACGCACCGCGATCTGGCCAAGTTCGCGCACCGGCACAGCGACGGGCTCGACCAGTTCAATGAGCTGGTGGGCGCGATGCAGGGAGCGCCAGATCTGGTCGAACTCGGACGGGACACCCGCGGCGAGGATCGGTTTACCACCCGCGGAATGATCGAGACGGAACAGAGCCTGCATCGTGCTTCCGAGATGCTGGCGAACCGGAAGCATCATGAGGTTCGCGACGCGGACCGCAAGGCCGCTTTGATCCGTGCGGAGGCGCGTGGCCTGGTCCTTTCGTCCGAGCAGACCGAGGCGCTGGCGCATGTCACGGGCGGATGTGATTTGGGTGTCGTCCTCGGCCATGCCGGGACGGGAAAGAGCGCGATGCTAGGAGTGGCGCGGGAGGCCTGGGAGGCGGCAGGCTTCGAGGTCCGGGGCGCGGCGCTGTCCGGGATTGCCGCGGAAAATCTCGAAAGCGGATCGGGCATCGTGTCGCGCACGATTGCCAGCCTGGAGCATGGCTGGGAACAGGGCCGTGATCTGCTCAGTTCGCGCGATGTGCTGGTTGTCGACGAGGCCGGCATGGTCGGTACGCGCCAGCTCGAGCGCGTGCTGTCCCGTGTAGCAGAGGCCGGCGCGAAGGTGGTGCTGGTCGGCGATCCGCAGCAACTGCAAGCAATCGAAGCGGGGGCGGCGTTCAGATCGATCCATGAGCGTCACGGCGGGGCTGAAATCGGTGAAGTGCGCCGGCAGCGGGAGGGCTGGCAGCGCGACGCCACGCGCGATCTGGCAACCGGCAAAGTGGGTCATGCGCTCGGGGCCTACCGCTCCTACGGCATGGTGCATGAGGCCCACAGCCGCGAGCAGGCGCGAGGCGAATTGATCGAGCGCTGGAACCGCGACCGGCAGGCCTCGCCGCACCGGAGTCGGATTATTCTCACCCACACCAATGACGAGGTCCAGGCGCTGAACGGGGCGGCACGCGGGCGGATGCGGGCTGCGGGCGATCTCGGAGACGAGATACCCGTGAGGGTCGAGCGCGGCGCAAGAGCCTTCGCCAGTGGGGATCGCATCATGTTCCTGCAGAACGAGCGCAGCCTCGGCGTGAAGAACGGCATGCTTGGGACCGTCGAGCTGGTCAGCACGCAGTCCATGACCGTGCAGACCGACGACGGCCGATCCGTGCGCTTCGACCTCAAGGATTACAATCGAATCGACCACGGCTATGCCGCGACGATCCACAAGGCGCAGGGCATGACGGTCGACCGCGTCCATGTGCTGGCGACGCCCGGCATGGACGCCCATAGCAGCTACGTTGCCCTGTCGCGCCACCGCGACGGCGTCGACTTGCACTATAGCCACGACGATTTTGCCAATCGGGACCGGTTGACCCGTGCCCTGTCGCGCGATCGCGCCAAGGATATGGCCCTGGACTACGACCATGCCGATCCAGCCCAGGGCTACGCCGAACGGCGCGGAATCAACTTCCGCGAGCGCGTGGTCGAGATCGTTCGCAAGATCGTGCCAGAGAAACTGCGTGACAGGTTCGATGGCCTTCAATCTCCTGCAAATGCGCCCCGTCCGGATGGCGGCCATAGGCCGGAACAGAAATCGCCGGAACGGGACAGGAGCAGCGCGACAACCGAGCGGCGCGAAGTTGAGATGACGGAAAGAAAGCTCGTAGAGAATCCGGACAGAGATTTGCCCACAATACGCACCCGAGCGCTTGTACGCCATGCCCGCGCGATTGACGCGATCTTCGAAGCGAAAGCGACGGGTAGCGAGGCAAGTCCCGAGCAGGTGAAAGAATTGCAAAAAGCCCGCCAGGCCTTCGAAGACGTGCGGCCTTATGGCTCGTACGACGCCGAAGCCGCCTATAGGAAGAGCCCGGAACTGCCCCGCGAGGCAGCTGGCGGCCAGGTCAGCCGCGCTATCCGAGCGCTTCAGCTTGAGACTGAACTCCGCACCGATCCGAGCCGCCGCGCCGATCGCTTCGTGGAGCGCTGGCAGAAGCTCAATCACACCAGCCAGCGACAGTATCAGGCCGGCGAGATGTCTGGCTACAAGGCCACGCGGGCGGCTATGGGCGATATGGCGAGAGGCCTTGAGCGCGATCCGCAGCTGGAGTCCATCCTCGCCAATCGCAAGCGCGAGCTCGGCATCTCCTTCGACTCAGGTCGCCGGCTCGGCCAGGAGTTGGCTTTCACTCACGGCCTCGGTCTCGGAAGAGGCCGGGGCCTCGGACTATGA
- a CDS encoding conjugal transfer protein TraD: MRKPRDFDADLKALEDKARGLKTRKVRQLGELVVATGADTLTAEELAGALIVLAEMKEAGKKEAWAKRGAAFFQSRTRRIAPATDRNMDGASAQPSGPQPAPSRKGAT, encoded by the coding sequence ATGCGCAAACCACGAGACTTTGATGCGGACCTGAAGGCACTCGAAGACAAAGCGCGCGGCCTGAAAACTCGCAAAGTGCGCCAGCTCGGCGAACTGGTTGTCGCGACTGGGGCCGACACACTCACTGCGGAAGAACTGGCTGGCGCGCTTATCGTGCTGGCCGAGATGAAAGAGGCCGGAAAGAAGGAGGCTTGGGCCAAGCGCGGCGCCGCGTTCTTTCAAAGTCGGACGCGGCGAATTGCACCAGCAACTGACCGCAACATGGACGGCGCTTCTGCGCAACCGAGCGGCCCTCAACCGGCACCGAGCCGCAAGGGCGCGACATGA
- a CDS encoding conjugal transfer protein TraD produces the protein MRTWQVERRKRTRHLIELGGLVVKAGIVDLTGDDRAIIYGALLWMAHKLRSEEREKALALWTAKGK, from the coding sequence ATGCGCACTTGGCAGGTCGAGCGCCGCAAGCGCACACGGCATCTCATCGAACTCGGTGGCCTGGTCGTCAAGGCGGGCATCGTGGACCTAACCGGTGACGACCGCGCCATCATCTACGGCGCGCTGCTCTGGATGGCCCACAAGCTCCGAAGCGAAGAGCGCGAGAAGGCGTTGGCGCTCTGGACTGCAAAGGGAAAATAG
- a CDS encoding DUF4365 domain-containing protein, giving the protein MKKIGKSDVIGQQGMSLIEGIILSMGFMFYPTGGVEAGIDGFIELRDAETGEVGNLLLQVQGKATERERLQGENEETFEFPCADADIEYWTKGTAPVLLIVVALRTRKAYWKSLKEWFADPERRKSRKVVFDKRKDEFTREAKASLISVATAVRPGASGPSVKKSEQILVNLLEVKFAPRVFWAPTSHGSDKSFGGALGEIVKPARGEWIVRSKSVLSFHPLDEHPWKKLCDWEAMEEFDTTEWANSDDEDRQRDFVALLNRAIGEFVRPDLYRDRDSRVFFFRKPKDKHSLNYAYRSLQNTTTRRVVGPYGKKKSDPKKFAYWRHSAFLHRFVRLAGKWYAEITPTYHFTYNGQDADAYAGERLKKIKEIENNAAVMGQFVMWRDFLTTHGAEDLLTKAYPFLSFSAVDALELDVGVPDDLWKSQETDPSSPLFEYALAGETVENIT; this is encoded by the coding sequence ATGAAGAAGATCGGGAAAAGCGACGTCATCGGGCAGCAGGGAATGTCCCTCATCGAGGGAATCATTCTCTCAATGGGATTCATGTTTTATCCAACCGGCGGCGTCGAAGCGGGCATCGACGGCTTCATCGAGCTGCGTGATGCCGAGACGGGCGAGGTGGGCAACCTGCTCCTGCAGGTCCAGGGCAAGGCGACCGAGCGCGAACGCCTTCAAGGGGAGAACGAGGAGACGTTCGAGTTTCCCTGCGCCGACGCCGATATCGAATACTGGACCAAAGGCACGGCGCCCGTTCTCCTTATCGTCGTGGCTCTGAGGACGCGGAAGGCCTACTGGAAGTCGCTCAAGGAGTGGTTTGCGGATCCGGAACGACGCAAGTCACGCAAGGTCGTCTTCGACAAGAGGAAGGACGAGTTCACGCGGGAGGCCAAGGCCAGCCTGATCTCGGTCGCGACGGCGGTCCGTCCCGGGGCATCGGGGCCGAGCGTCAAGAAAAGTGAGCAGATCTTGGTGAACCTGCTGGAGGTCAAATTCGCGCCCCGGGTGTTCTGGGCGCCCACGTCCCACGGATCGGACAAGTCGTTCGGCGGAGCGCTCGGCGAGATTGTGAAGCCGGCGCGCGGGGAATGGATCGTTCGTTCGAAGTCGGTGCTGTCCTTCCATCCGCTGGACGAACATCCGTGGAAGAAGCTCTGCGACTGGGAGGCGATGGAGGAATTCGACACCACGGAGTGGGCGAACAGCGACGACGAGGACCGGCAGCGTGACTTCGTGGCTCTCCTCAACAGGGCTATCGGGGAGTTCGTCAGGCCGGACCTTTACCGGGACCGCGACAGCCGCGTGTTCTTCTTCCGCAAGCCCAAGGATAAGCACAGCCTGAACTATGCCTACCGGAGCCTGCAGAACACCACTACCCGCCGCGTGGTAGGACCGTACGGCAAGAAGAAAAGCGATCCGAAGAAATTCGCCTATTGGCGGCACTCGGCCTTCCTGCATCGCTTCGTCCGGCTCGCTGGCAAATGGTACGCCGAAATCACGCCAACCTACCACTTCACATATAACGGACAGGATGCCGATGCCTACGCCGGCGAGCGGCTGAAGAAGATCAAGGAGATCGAGAATAACGCGGCCGTCATGGGGCAGTTCGTGATGTGGCGTGACTTCCTGACGACGCACGGTGCGGAGGACCTGTTGACGAAGGCGTACCCGTTCCTTTCATTCAGCGCGGTCGACGCACTTGAACTCGACGTCGGGGTGCCGGACGATCTTTGGAAGTCGCAGGAGACTGACCCCTCGTCTCCATTGTTCGAATACGCCCTGGCGGGCGAAACGGTCGAGAACATCACGTGA
- a CDS encoding argonaute/piwi family protein, with protein MRLTHLTEPDLEFGHAFRHPDIRFGIMDYGPLDFGMESAPKRIKMGVIGSAETVEGTARWIERCAKGFAAKQSRQPNLFPPFPGVDFETTFRCEFVTSDEIQRVLPAREIARLVAIPGQREVTQAIVETITNEISALAEQTAKPDVVLIALPVEIIERTYNARDVAGGEDDDETEAGTALDFRGMLKASCMRLRLPIQLLWPTTYDPTIRIPRKLKETSERRTQDPATIAWNLLTAAYYKAGGLPWRLARDARQLRTSFVGLSFYRSVDGEQVHTSTAQMFDERGEGLILRGGRMVESEEDRRPHLTAIDAYELLKGSLKVFRDQHGHWPARVVLHKTSKFDRNELDGFHKAIDERDIDYADFVWIQKSMTRLYRLGIYPPLRGTLLRFDKDQALLYTRGSVDFFRTYPGMYVPRPLQLRCQVQGQPLQHVAEETLALTKMNWNNTQFDNGMPITIAAAKHVGEVLKYVPEGQEIAPRYSFYM; from the coding sequence GTGAGGCTCACCCATCTTACCGAACCGGACTTGGAGTTCGGACACGCGTTCCGCCATCCCGATATTCGTTTCGGCATCATGGACTACGGTCCGCTCGATTTTGGGATGGAGAGCGCACCCAAGCGCATCAAGATGGGCGTCATCGGCAGCGCAGAGACGGTTGAAGGAACTGCCCGTTGGATCGAGAGATGCGCGAAGGGATTCGCCGCCAAGCAGAGCCGGCAACCGAATCTCTTCCCTCCGTTCCCTGGTGTCGATTTCGAGACCACGTTCAGATGTGAATTCGTCACTTCCGACGAGATCCAGCGCGTCCTTCCAGCGCGTGAGATCGCCCGCCTCGTCGCGATACCGGGCCAACGGGAGGTCACGCAGGCGATCGTGGAGACGATCACCAACGAGATCTCGGCATTGGCAGAGCAGACGGCGAAGCCAGACGTCGTACTGATCGCGTTGCCGGTCGAAATCATCGAGCGGACCTACAACGCTCGCGACGTGGCAGGCGGCGAAGATGACGACGAGACCGAGGCGGGGACCGCGCTTGATTTCCGTGGCATGCTGAAGGCGTCGTGTATGCGCTTGAGGCTACCGATTCAGCTTCTTTGGCCGACGACCTACGACCCCACGATTAGGATTCCGCGCAAGCTGAAGGAGACCAGCGAACGCCGGACCCAGGACCCCGCAACCATCGCCTGGAATCTGCTGACGGCGGCCTACTACAAAGCGGGCGGTTTGCCGTGGCGCCTGGCGCGCGACGCGCGTCAGCTCCGGACGTCGTTCGTTGGGCTGAGCTTCTATCGTTCGGTGGACGGCGAACAGGTTCATACCAGCACCGCCCAGATGTTCGACGAGCGCGGAGAGGGGCTGATTCTGCGGGGTGGCCGCATGGTCGAAAGCGAGGAGGACCGTCGGCCGCACCTGACTGCAATCGACGCTTATGAACTGCTGAAGGGTTCGCTGAAGGTGTTCCGCGATCAGCACGGGCATTGGCCTGCTCGCGTGGTCCTCCATAAGACCTCGAAGTTCGACCGCAACGAACTGGACGGTTTTCACAAGGCGATAGATGAACGCGACATCGATTACGCGGATTTCGTCTGGATCCAGAAGTCGATGACCCGCCTCTACCGTCTCGGCATATACCCGCCGTTGCGGGGGACGCTGCTGCGCTTCGACAAGGATCAGGCGCTTCTCTACACTCGCGGCAGCGTCGACTTCTTTCGAACCTATCCCGGCATGTATGTGCCGCGTCCTCTGCAGTTGCGGTGCCAAGTCCAGGGACAGCCGTTGCAGCACGTGGCGGAAGAGACGCTCGCTCTCACGAAGATGAATTGGAACAACACGCAGTTCGACAACGGCATGCCGATCACGATTGCTGCCGCGAAGCACGTAGGGGAAGTTTTGAAATATGTGCCAGAGGGGCAGGAAATAGCGCCGAGATACAGCTTTTATATGTGA